A single region of the Lotus japonicus ecotype B-129 chromosome 4, LjGifu_v1.2 genome encodes:
- the LOC130713097 gene encoding uncharacterized protein LOC130713097 — MGEKYVMRNLVAELGSYGGGYSLVDLEETQHLVYGKSMASLSGPWPWSCVRDVPSRGGLGGCFRSTEGKWMGGFFGYRDDACILHLELLGIHQGLTLAWERGYRVVECQSDSLDAVNLILSVPPSRHLYASLIWDIKDLLSRTWMVKLHHTLREGNACADFLAKHGASQNEALVLVEQPVAALGLLLLADAAGVSFVRP; from the exons ATGGGTGAAAAATATGTTATGAGGAAT CTTGTTGCAGAACTCGGATCCTACGGCGGTGGCTACTCTTTGGTGGATTTGGAGGAGACGCAACACCTGGTGTATGGAAAATCAATGGCTTCCTTGTCGGGTCCTTGGCCATGGAGTTG CGTCCGGGATGTGCCTAGTCGTGGTGGATTAGGTGGTTGTTTCCGCAGCACTGAGGGGAAGTGGATGGGTGGTTTCTTTGGCTATCGGGATGATGCGTGTATTCTTCATCTTGAATTACTTGGAATCCATCAGGGCTTAACTCTTGCGTGGGAGCGAGGGTATCGAGTTGTTGAGTGTCAATCTGACTCTTTAGATGCTGTGAACCTTATTTTGTCTGTGCCTCCTTCCAGACATCTATATGCGTCTTTGATTTGGGATATTAAGGATCTCCTATCTAGGACTTGGATGGTGAAGCTTCATCATACTTTGCGTGAAGGGAATGCGTGCGCAGATTTCCTAGCTAAGCATGGCGCGAGTCAGAATGAAGCCTTGGTGTTGGTTGAGCAGCCAGTGGCAGCCTTGGGTTTGCTTCTCCTTGCGGATGCAGCGGGTGTCTCCTTTGTGAGgccttag
- the LOC130713101 gene encoding uncharacterized protein LOC130713101, which yields MDVIEIPTGATGEQEFEKDGEKHKRITIQLDQDGDRVECAFFGKYVAEIVGYLASGDATNTVVVVQCKTSLQNVYEATKVIFNPLIQEAAPLRARFLESNDTAAQVISPL from the exons atgg ATGTAATTGAGATTCCCACTGGTGCAACTGGTGAGCAAGAATTTGAGAAAGACGGGGAAAAACATAAGAGAATTACTATTCAACTTGACCAAGATGG GGATAGGGTTGAATGTGCCTTTTTTGGCAAGTATGTTGCGGAAATCGTAGGTTACCTTGCATCGGGAGATGCAACAAATACTGTTGTGGTGGTGCAAT gTAAGACAAGTCTCCAAAATGTTTATGAGGCTACAAAGGTTATTTTTAATCCTCTCATACAAGAAGCTGCCCCTCTCCGAGCTCG GTTCTTGGAATCAAATGATACTGCTGCACAAGTGATTAGCCCGCTGTAG
- the LOC130713099 gene encoding uncharacterized protein LOC130713099: MAYERLVKRARSKRHGARRGPNSTATMKEITCHNSTTTIKALPRDLLVEVIATLASQSFIDLHTIKTCSKDFLDATKDSYVLQRISLDTFPLIHWSPSDKTSWFLNRCRECGNIESLYREGLREYFNYPHGKINGLEILKVAAQKGHNEAIYVYGMISLCSKDDELRKQGLKHVRLLRKSKCVVSSRNNVKRLLKCMWKTNAPLEHNQSPLCHFKSTCKGWRVKTDRWVLLDDEDDDINLCEYCRWDHELELFYQLFNVH; encoded by the coding sequence ATGGCTTATGAAAGATTAGTGAAGAGGGCAAGAAGTAAGAGACATGGCGCTCGTAGAGGTCCCAACTCCACCGCTACGATGAAGGAAATTACATGTCACAATTCTACTACTACCATAAAAGCGCTTCCGAGAGACTTATTAGTAGAGGTGATTGCAACTCTAGCTTCACAATCCTTCATTGACCTTCACACAATCAAAACGTGTTCTAAAGATTTTCTTGACGCAACAAAAGATAGCTATGTTTTGCAAAGAATTTCTTTGGACACGTTCCCGTTAATTCATTGGTCTCCTAGCGACAAAACATCATGGTTCTTGAATCGTTGTAGGGAATGTGGAAACATTGAAAGCTTGTACCGAGAAGGGTTGCGAGAGTATTTTAATTATCCACATGGAAAGATTAATGGTCTTGAGATCTTGAAGGTGGCTGCTCAAAAGGGTCACAATGAAGCAATATATGTGTACGGTATGATTTCCTTATGCTCCAAAGATGATGAGTTGAGAAAACAAGGACTCAAGCATGTCCGTCTTCTGAGGAAGTCCAAGTGTGTTGTAAGTAGCAGGAACAATGTTAAACGATTGTTGAAATGTATGTGGAAAACTAATGCACCTCTTGAGCACAATCAGAGCCCTCTATGTCACTTTAAGAGCACATGCAAAGGGTGGAGAGTAAAGACTGATAGATGGGTATTGCTAGATGACGAGGACGATGATATTAACTTGTGTGAGTATTGTAGATGGGACCATGAGTTAGAGTTATTTTACCAATTATTCAATGTTCATTAG